A genomic region of Gymnogyps californianus isolate 813 unplaced genomic scaffold, ASM1813914v2 HiC_scaffold_84, whole genome shotgun sequence contains the following coding sequences:
- the LOC127029185 gene encoding zinc finger protein RFP-like has translation MAAPSPTAELPSEASCPICLEYFRDPVSIHCGHNFCRACITRCWEWSTVNFSCPQCRETAPERNFRPSRELARVLEIAKRLSLQAARGEMVEEEGCERHREPLKVFCKDDEAFICMICRESRAHRSHTMLPVQDAVQEYKGQIQAHLQALKEDRDKLLGFREVEMRRSWEYLEKTEAERQRVFSQFEGLRLFLEDHARHLLAQLGNLERDIEKMQEENITSLTKEISRLDTLIREMEDKCQQPASKFLQDIRGTLSRFEKENFQQPLLLLPELEKKIGHFREKNIALEETLRSFQDILMFELPEKMKVTLDPSTAHPQLVVSADARSVRWEDAQQDPSAEGFGTDPCVLGCEGVTSGRCCWEVEVTPKGSWAVGVARESLKRREETAVSPEMELWSMGLCEGQFWALTSLERIPLYQIQVPRRIRVSLDYEKGQVAFFDADKRALIFTFPAASFKGESIHPWFLVWSEGSQITLCP, from the exons ATGGCTGCGCCGAGCCCCACCGCAGAGCTCCCCAGCGAAGCCTCCTGCCCCATCTGCCTGGAGTATTTCCGAGACCCCGTCTCCATCCACTGTGGTCATAACTTCTGCCGGGCATGCATCACCCGCTGCTGGGAATGGTCCACGGTGAATTTCTCCTGCCCACAGTGCCGGGAGACGGCACCGGAGAGAAACTTTCGGCCCAGCCGAGAGCTGGCGCGGGTGCTCGAAATAGCCAAGCGGTTGAGTTTGCAGGCAGCCAGAGGGGAGatggtggaggaggaaggatgcgAGAGGCACCGGGAGCCTCTGAAGGTCTTCTGCAAAGACGATGAAGCCTTCATCTGCATGATCTGCCGGGAGTCCCGGGCGCACCGGTCTCATACAATGCTTCCCGTGCAGGATGCTGTCCAGGAATACAAG ggACAAATCCAGGCTCATCTGCAAGCCCTGAAGGAAGACAGAGACAAACTCCTGGGGTTTCGAGAGGTTGAAATGAGGAGAAGCTGGGAGTACTTG GAGAAGACTGAAGCCGAGCGGCAGAGGGTTTTCTCCCAGTTCGAAGGGTTGCGTCTCTTCCTGGAGGACCATGCCCGTCATCTGCTGGCTCAGCTGGGGAACCTGGAGAGGGACATTgagaaaatgcaggaagaaaacatcaCTAGTCTGACGAAGGAGATCTCTCGTCTGGATACCTTGATCCGGGAGATGGAGGACAAGTGTCAGCAACCAGCAAGCAAATTTCTGCAG GACATCAGAGGCACCTTGAGCAG gtttgaaaaggaaaatttccagCAGCCCCTGTTGCTTCttccagagctggaaaagaaaatcgGTCacttcagggagaaaaatattgctCTAGAGGAGACTCTGAGGAGCTTCCAAG ACATCCTGATGTTTGAGCTGCCTGAAAAGA TGAAGGTGACCCTGGATCCATCCACGGCTCACCCCCAGCTCGTCGTGTCGGCGGATGCGAGGAGCGTGAGGTGGGAAGATGCCCAGCAGGACCCGTCCGCTGAGGGCTTTGGCACCGATCCCTGCGTGCTGGGCTGCGAAGGCGTCACCTcggggagatgctgctgggagGTGGAGGTGACACCCAAAGGCTCCTGGGCTGTGGGGGTGGCCAGGGAGTCcctgaagagaagggaagagaccGCTGTGAGCCCTGAGATGGAGCTCTGGTCTATGGGTCTCTGTGAGGGTCAGTTTTGGGCTCTCACCTCCCTTGAGCGTATCCCACTATACCAGATCCAGGTCCCCAGAAGGATCCGGGTCTCCCTGGACTATGAGAAGGGTCAGGTGGCATTTTTTGATGCCGATAAGAGAGCCCTGATCTTCACTTTCCCAGCAGCTTCATTTAAAGGGGAGAGTATTCATCCCTGGTTCCTGGTGTGGAGTGAGGGGTCCCA